One genomic window of Caldivirga maquilingensis IC-167 includes the following:
- the purQ gene encoding phosphoribosylformylglycinamidine synthase subunit PurQ produces the protein MVTVAVIKFPGTNADNDVTHVLNNVINVKAESIWYSEFKHSNYDAVILPGGFSYGDWLRAGAIAARSKTINEVKEAAEEGKPILGICNGFQTLVEAGLLPGVLLPNDPPRFIARWVKVQVIDSRTPFTIHYEPGAVASMPIAHGEGRFHAVDLSSINIVFKYSGFNPNGSLGNVAGVSNNNRNVVGLMPHPERAAEDTLVPRGFDKGGLRLWVSLRESLRRGW, from the coding sequence ATGGTGACGGTAGCGGTTATTAAATTTCCAGGCACTAATGCTGATAATGATGTAACCCATGTCCTAAATAACGTGATTAACGTTAAGGCTGAGTCCATCTGGTACAGCGAGTTTAAGCACAGTAATTATGATGCAGTAATCTTACCCGGAGGCTTCAGTTACGGTGACTGGCTTAGGGCAGGAGCCATAGCAGCTAGGAGTAAGACTATTAATGAGGTTAAGGAAGCTGCCGAGGAGGGTAAGCCAATACTCGGTATATGTAATGGCTTCCAAACCCTGGTGGAGGCTGGGTTACTGCCAGGTGTATTATTGCCTAATGATCCACCTAGGTTCATTGCAAGGTGGGTTAAGGTTCAGGTAATTGACTCAAGAACACCCTTCACGATACATTATGAACCTGGTGCAGTGGCCTCAATGCCCATAGCCCATGGGGAGGGTAGGTTTCATGCAGTTGACTTAAGCAGCATTAATATTGTGTTTAAGTACAGTGGATTTAACCCAAACGGTTCATTAGGCAATGTGGCTGGTGTATCTAATAATAACCGTAACGTGGTTGGGTTAATGCCTCATCCTGAAAGGGCTGCTGAGGATACATTGGTACCGAGGGGTTTCGATAAAGGTGGCTTAAGGCTTTGGGTCAGTTTAAGGGAAAGCCTCAGGAGGGGATGGTGA
- a CDS encoding phosphoribosylformylglycinamidine synthase subunit PurS, which produces MEAGNTIKPIGLYKVHVAVVLKGSRDPEGETILRDVVLASGVDYVVKVTSGKYLSFTVKSSDGEEAIKLVTNLCRDLRIFNPTVHKLIVLGVEYGDGSGY; this is translated from the coding sequence ATGGAGGCGGGAAACACAATTAAACCCATAGGCCTGTATAAGGTTCACGTAGCCGTGGTGCTTAAGGGTTCAAGGGACCCTGAGGGTGAAACAATACTGAGGGATGTGGTGTTAGCCAGTGGTGTTGATTATGTGGTTAAGGTTACCAGTGGCAAGTACCTCAGTTTCACTGTTAAGTCAAGTGATGGTGAGGAGGCTATCAAGCTAGTGACCAATCTATGTAGGGACCTCAGGATATTTAACCCAACCGTCCATAAGCTAATAGTCCTCGGTGTCGAGTATGGTGACGGTAGCGGTTATTAA
- the purD gene encoding phosphoribosylamine--glycine ligase: MIKSKVLLVGDGAREHAIAEALSRSVNEPRISALVNHINPGIRRIVESTGGSLVIGPLNQEGVVKAINVINPDLVVIGPEEPQFAGVADKAVEMGVPTFGALSRLARIEQSKAFARWLMWRYRIPGRIAYRAFRSVEEAIEYVKNAGSVAIKPARQSGGKGVRVFWVNQAYLRDGVNDAKETQLIDAANDVLKYGDVEDLIIVEETVSGVEYTVQVITDGVNILPLPPIQDHPHAFDGDIGPECGGMGSVAGPGARLPFLRDDEYWESVNIVKSTINALQRETGLRYVGVLSGQFMLTSYGPTLIEYYSRLGDPEALNALALLRGDFLELIEAAVEGRLPSFNYSFSNEVTVAKAIAPLGYPHRRDLAAGRRISIDFNGIKKLGCGLYFGSVEYVNGEYRTLGSRAVEILATGSSYSEAHAKAEECISLVKSSDWKLIHRVDVGEPSLMERRIRDAELVREVYRWRRSHGLGRVRIDWVPGRDVAVYDYS, encoded by the coding sequence ATGATAAAAAGCAAAGTACTGTTGGTTGGGGATGGAGCAAGGGAACACGCTATTGCTGAAGCCTTATCAAGAAGTGTAAATGAACCAAGAATCAGCGCCCTGGTTAACCATATTAACCCTGGGATAAGGAGAATTGTCGAATCCACCGGTGGCTCACTGGTAATTGGACCACTTAACCAGGAGGGGGTTGTTAAGGCCATTAATGTGATTAACCCTGACTTAGTGGTAATTGGACCCGAGGAACCACAGTTCGCTGGTGTTGCTGATAAGGCTGTGGAAATGGGTGTACCAACCTTCGGTGCATTAAGTAGGTTAGCTAGGATTGAGCAGAGTAAGGCCTTCGCCAGGTGGTTGATGTGGAGGTATAGGATCCCAGGTAGGATAGCCTATAGGGCGTTTAGAAGCGTGGAGGAGGCTATTGAGTACGTTAAGAACGCAGGCTCAGTGGCTATTAAGCCGGCTAGGCAGAGTGGTGGTAAGGGTGTTAGGGTCTTCTGGGTTAACCAAGCTTACTTAAGGGATGGAGTTAATGACGCTAAGGAGACTCAATTAATTGATGCTGCTAATGATGTGCTTAAGTACGGTGACGTAGAAGACTTAATTATTGTTGAGGAGACTGTAAGTGGTGTCGAGTACACTGTTCAAGTGATAACCGATGGAGTAAACATTCTTCCCCTACCACCCATTCAAGATCACCCACATGCCTTTGATGGCGACATTGGACCTGAATGCGGAGGCATGGGTAGTGTGGCTGGTCCAGGAGCTAGATTACCCTTCCTAAGGGATGATGAGTACTGGGAGAGCGTTAATATTGTTAAGAGCACTATCAATGCCCTACAGAGGGAGACTGGGTTAAGGTACGTGGGTGTGCTTTCAGGTCAATTCATGTTAACATCCTATGGGCCAACACTCATAGAGTACTACAGTAGGTTAGGTGACCCTGAGGCCTTAAATGCACTAGCCCTATTGAGGGGGGATTTCCTTGAATTAATTGAAGCAGCAGTGGAGGGGAGGTTACCATCATTCAATTACTCCTTCAGCAACGAGGTCACTGTGGCCAAGGCGATAGCACCCCTAGGTTACCCGCATAGAAGAGACTTAGCCGCTGGGAGGAGGATTAGCATTGACTTCAATGGCATTAAGAAACTGGGGTGTGGGCTTTACTTCGGCTCAGTGGAGTACGTTAATGGCGAGTATAGGACGCTGGGCTCTAGGGCCGTTGAAATACTGGCCACTGGGTCAAGTTACAGTGAGGCTCATGCTAAGGCTGAGGAATGCATCTCACTGGTTAAGTCCAGTGACTGGAAGCTGATACATAGGGTTGATGTGGGTGAACCAAGCCTCATGGAGAGGAGGATTAGGGACGCTGAATTAGTCAGGGAGGTTTACAGGTGGAGGAGGAGCCATGGATTGGGGAGGGTTAGGATTGACTGGGTGCCTGGCAGGGATGTTGCAGTGTATGATTACTCGTAA
- a CDS encoding phosphoribosylaminoimidazolesuccinocarboxamide synthase yields the protein MSLGEGKLIYEGKAKRVYLINNEELVMEFKDEVTALDGARKEYAPGKGKLAASQTAFFMSYLNESGVRTHFINWDGDRRIHVRRLRMIPVEVIVRNYAYGSFIRRMPLIKPLTKFTTPLVEFHLKNDELHDPLILIEDIIEAGLTSMEQVMEIRSVSLKVNHLLSELLGKYGLTLVDFKLEFGVNSNGALVLADELSGDTMRVLMNGKHLDKELFRMGGSVKELIEAYSRLNSILGLGLKG from the coding sequence ATGAGCCTAGGGGAGGGTAAGTTAATCTATGAGGGGAAGGCTAAGAGGGTTTACTTAATTAATAATGAGGAGTTAGTAATGGAGTTTAAGGATGAGGTAACTGCACTGGATGGGGCACGTAAGGAGTATGCTCCAGGTAAGGGTAAGTTAGCTGCTTCTCAAACGGCATTCTTCATGAGTTACCTCAATGAATCTGGGGTAAGGACTCACTTCATTAATTGGGATGGGGATAGGAGGATTCACGTTAGGAGATTGAGAATGATCCCAGTGGAGGTTATTGTTAGGAATTACGCGTATGGTTCCTTCATAAGGAGAATGCCACTCATAAAACCACTCACTAAGTTCACTACCCCACTGGTGGAGTTTCATCTTAAGAATGATGAGCTTCACGACCCTCTAATACTCATTGAGGACATTATTGAAGCTGGATTAACATCAATGGAACAGGTAATGGAGATTAGGAGTGTATCACTTAAGGTTAATCACCTGCTCAGTGAATTATTAGGCAAGTATGGGTTAACCCTAGTTGATTTTAAACTTGAATTCGGGGTTAATAGTAATGGTGCATTAGTTCTTGCTGATGAATTAAGCGGTGACACAATGAGAGTTCTCATGAATGGTAAACACCTTGATAAGGAACTCTTCAGAATGGGTGGGTCAGTTAAGGAGCTGATTGAGGCATACTCACGGTTAAACAGTATACTGGGCTTAGGGCTTAAAGGTTGA
- the purM gene encoding phosphoribosylformylglycinamidine cyclo-ligase: MKWTYSKAGVDLSKHHSMHSIAQDAIRRIEESLGVKLIEGNFTRLITLNGVELTMHTDGVGTKSIIAWEARKLRVLGWDCVVSNINDVACDGVTPMAVVDYIAISSNDTEAVGEVIKGVTDASLESNIVLLGGETAIMPDLINGIDVSCTVLGIKSGGRLMRVNAGDLIIGVESNGLHMNGYTLARRVLLSRFKLSDEVCSVQLANELLKPTLNYSKLLLRLYNDNLIKAAVNVTGGGFTKVRRVIGEMGVEFNAPEPPCIFRVIKETGNVEWSEMYRVFNMGVGLMLIVNEEKASRVENTIDEFGLRHWVMGSVNNSGRLTVNLGNVNFNL, from the coding sequence ATGAAGTGGACTTACAGTAAAGCTGGGGTGGATTTAAGTAAACACCACAGCATGCACTCAATAGCCCAGGACGCGATTAGGCGTATTGAGGAATCCCTTGGAGTAAAGTTAATTGAGGGGAACTTCACTAGGTTAATTACACTAAACGGCGTTGAATTAACAATGCACACTGATGGGGTTGGCACTAAGTCAATTATAGCTTGGGAAGCAAGGAAACTGAGGGTTCTTGGGTGGGATTGCGTAGTGAGTAATATTAATGATGTTGCATGCGACGGCGTAACCCCAATGGCTGTGGTGGATTACATAGCCATCTCAAGTAATGATACTGAAGCCGTCGGTGAAGTGATTAAGGGTGTTACCGATGCCTCACTGGAATCAAACATAGTATTACTTGGTGGGGAAACGGCAATAATGCCTGACTTAATTAATGGAATAGACGTATCCTGCACCGTACTGGGTATTAAGAGTGGGGGTAGATTAATGAGGGTTAATGCAGGTGACTTAATTATTGGAGTTGAATCCAATGGATTACACATGAATGGCTACACCCTAGCCCGTAGGGTTCTCCTAAGTAGGTTTAAGCTCAGTGATGAGGTGTGTAGTGTTCAATTGGCTAATGAACTCCTTAAGCCAACATTAAATTACAGTAAACTACTGTTGAGGCTGTATAATGATAATTTAATTAAGGCGGCTGTTAATGTTACAGGAGGAGGCTTCACTAAGGTTAGGAGGGTGATTGGTGAAATGGGTGTTGAATTCAATGCGCCTGAACCTCCATGCATATTTAGGGTAATTAAGGAGACTGGTAACGTTGAGTGGAGTGAAATGTACAGGGTCTTCAACATGGGTGTTGGATTAATGCTAATTGTGAATGAAGAGAAAGCTAGTAGGGTTGAGAATACTATTGATGAATTCGGTTTAAGGCATTGGGTAATGGGTAGTGTTAATAATAGTGGTAGATTAACGGTTAATCTAGGTAACGTGAATTTCAACCTTTAA
- a CDS encoding phosphoribosyltransferase family protein, which produces MGVIGVVGVLSFHEGWDVVKVIKYPLMALKHRGNGRYFIAVLSDNLRTGLVNDLEFKGFNGWVALACTYIDESSVGVTKCGDVTVAYCVEGQELKPEDICDLVSNGKQPKAQSSVIALTSDGRLMGLRPSSGLRNLALGAYGFDLAIISNETSAINAMGGSVRRFIEPGALVTISRNNVEFNGGVGKAGKVCSLELIYMARPDSEVDGHSVYAFRVNLAKRMAKGIKVNVDSVVGVPETGVLYAVKVGESLGKPVELALSIIERRRSALTSELIDKLSSIHLKVNPVINAIRGRKLLLIDDSLVSGLTIKEISQALRHRAGVKEIHVAIASPRIVRRCPYGVNMPPDEQLLANVFPNDEDLVKLLEVDSISWLQLSDLIKAAEDVGIGKGNLCLECFLRRDHEVDLQ; this is translated from the coding sequence ATGGGTGTAATCGGGGTTGTGGGTGTATTATCCTTCCACGAGGGCTGGGATGTGGTTAAGGTTATTAAATACCCATTAATGGCGCTTAAGCATAGGGGTAATGGGCGATACTTCATAGCCGTCTTAAGTGATAATTTACGTACAGGGCTTGTTAATGACCTTGAATTCAAGGGATTCAACGGGTGGGTGGCCTTGGCCTGCACCTACATTGATGAATCATCAGTGGGGGTTACTAAATGCGGTGACGTAACTGTAGCTTACTGTGTTGAGGGACAGGAATTGAAACCAGAGGATATATGCGATCTAGTTAGCAATGGTAAGCAACCTAAGGCTCAATCATCGGTTATTGCCTTAACAAGCGATGGTAGATTAATGGGCCTAAGACCCAGTAGTGGGTTGAGAAACCTAGCCCTAGGTGCCTACGGTTTCGACTTAGCCATAATATCTAATGAAACCTCAGCCATTAACGCCATGGGTGGTTCGGTGAGGAGGTTCATTGAACCAGGGGCATTAGTTACGATTAGTAGGAATAATGTTGAGTTTAACGGGGGCGTGGGTAAAGCAGGTAAGGTGTGTTCACTGGAGTTAATCTACATGGCTAGACCTGACTCTGAGGTGGATGGACACTCAGTGTATGCCTTTAGGGTTAATTTAGCTAAGAGAATGGCTAAGGGGATTAAGGTTAACGTTGACTCAGTGGTTGGGGTTCCTGAAACCGGTGTCCTCTATGCCGTTAAGGTTGGTGAATCACTGGGTAAGCCTGTTGAACTTGCCTTAAGCATTATTGAGAGGCGTAGATCAGCATTAACCAGTGAATTGATTGATAAACTATCATCAATACACCTTAAGGTTAACCCAGTCATCAACGCCATTAGGGGGAGGAAACTCCTCCTAATTGATGACTCACTGGTAAGCGGCTTAACAATTAAGGAAATATCCCAGGCCCTTAGGCATAGGGCAGGGGTTAAGGAGATTCACGTAGCCATAGCCAGCCCAAGGATAGTGAGGCGTTGCCCATACGGCGTCAACATGCCTCCCGATGAGCAATTACTGGCTAATGTATTCCCTAATGACGAGGACTTAGTTAAGTTACTTGAGGTTGATTCAATATCCTGGCTTCAACTAAGTGACTTAATCAAGGCTGCGGAGGATGTAGGGATAGGGAAGGGGAACCTATGCCTAGAATGCTTCCTGAGGAGGGACCATGAAGTGGACTTACAGTAA
- a CDS encoding amidophosphoribosyltransferase → MCGIWAYLGQGANLMVSKMAPWLMHRGQEGFSYVCVRNGALLKVNDPIPLESNLCLGHARYSTSGPYGVELQPVVLGDLALVFNGTVANYKELKMRLREMGIIVNSNYDALILAQYLKNLLTRLSIDDTVNEVFKTIKGGYSILALWGNSLIAIRDPWGLRPLAMGITNDGVVFASETSVLDALGIKWIEVKPGNALVLGSNGERILNWPSVRRMYCALEYIYFQRPDSVFNGISIYSARRRLGLALARKEGEEVDEVSPIPETARVAAQAYANALGKPLNEFIVKNRFMGRGFIKPPKDRDFELYSVIKEGVTGKSVALIDDSIIRGTTLRRIIPKVKAAGAKAIHVRVSSPPVRYPCFMGMDFPSRRELIAHGKSIGEVKSMLGSDSLTYLTVDELKEAIGTVELCTACFTGEYPFKVNIDELEGAFTGDR, encoded by the coding sequence ATGTGCGGCATATGGGCTTACCTAGGTCAAGGAGCAAACCTAATGGTGAGCAAAATGGCGCCATGGCTAATGCATAGAGGGCAGGAGGGATTCTCATACGTCTGCGTTCGTAATGGGGCTTTACTTAAGGTCAATGACCCAATACCACTGGAGTCTAATCTCTGCCTTGGACACGCCAGGTACTCCACCAGTGGACCATACGGTGTTGAGCTTCAACCAGTGGTTTTAGGGGACTTGGCGTTAGTCTTCAATGGTACAGTGGCTAATTATAAGGAATTGAAAATGAGGTTAAGGGAAATGGGGATTATCGTTAATTCTAATTATGATGCATTAATACTGGCTCAATACCTTAAGAACCTATTAACTAGGCTAAGTATTGATGATACTGTTAATGAAGTCTTCAAGACCATTAAGGGTGGTTACTCGATACTGGCTCTTTGGGGTAATTCACTAATAGCTATTAGGGATCCATGGGGATTAAGACCGCTTGCAATGGGAATCACTAATGATGGTGTAGTATTTGCCTCAGAAACATCAGTCCTAGATGCCTTAGGCATTAAGTGGATTGAGGTTAAGCCAGGTAACGCCCTGGTGCTGGGTAGTAATGGGGAGAGGATATTGAATTGGCCTAGTGTTAGAAGAATGTACTGCGCCCTGGAGTATATTTACTTCCAAAGACCTGACTCAGTTTTTAACGGCATAAGCATCTATAGTGCTAGGCGTAGGCTTGGGTTAGCGTTAGCGAGGAAGGAGGGGGAGGAGGTTGATGAGGTTTCCCCAATCCCAGAAACCGCCAGGGTTGCTGCGCAAGCATATGCTAATGCCCTTGGTAAGCCATTGAATGAGTTCATAGTTAAGAATAGGTTCATGGGGAGGGGATTCATAAAACCGCCTAAGGATAGGGACTTTGAACTATACAGTGTAATTAAGGAGGGGGTGACTGGTAAGTCAGTGGCCTTAATTGATGACTCAATAATAAGGGGTACTACGCTTAGGAGGATAATACCTAAGGTTAAGGCCGCTGGAGCTAAGGCAATTCACGTAAGGGTTTCTTCACCGCCCGTGAGGTACCCATGCTTCATGGGGATGGACTTCCCAAGTAGGCGTGAATTAATAGCTCATGGTAAATCCATAGGGGAAGTTAAGTCAATGCTGGGTTCAGATTCACTAACCTACTTAACCGTTGATGAACTTAAGGAGGCCATAGGCACGGTGGAATTATGTACAGCATGCTTCACAGGGGAGTACCCGTTTAAGGTTAACATTGATGAATTAGAGGGGGCCTTCACGGGTGATAGGTAA
- the purL gene encoding phosphoribosylformylglycinamidine synthase subunit PurL: MGLTSDEAKIIINTLGRNPTEAEWLIFEAEWSEHCSYKSSRAWIRLLPSKSPLVIRGSGLDAPIIRINNIAVTFKIESHNHPSAVDPYDGAATGVGGIVRDILTTGLRPIALLDNLHLGSLDNQRSLWLSRNIIKGISDYGNRIGVPVVGGETWFDESFNNNPIVLVTCIGAGDFKRVIWGEGKVGDLVLVVGNDTGRDGMLGSSFASRELSSSDDIGAVQVGNPLLEKLLIDALMELGERGLVKAIKDVGGGGLATALSELAHQLGLGIEVDLTNIRLRDELKPEEILVSESQERMIIVVDPSRLSYVEAVLRKYEVGFDLIGKLTNDGKFTAYYKGIKLIDLPLDLITNPPEPIRKYTEPVYLMRLRRIPPLPSVKFNEALIKVASSPNLASKEVIYTQYDYEVGVRTVIKPGRAGATVLRLLEEDGGDGKLGIAVKADSNPRYSYLNPFTGAANSLAKAYRNVASVGAKPIAAVDSINVGNPEKPDKYWYFVKTVEGLTWMGNALGIPFVGGKVSFYNEDSVTGASIKPVVAVAVLGVVNDYAKAIEGGLTGEGWLVIIGDTGPELGGSEFLHSVHGLVAGEPPEPKPLSEVKNANLVMQLINNGLAKAVMDVGVGGLAAALIKMSIIGGVGFTVDLSKAPLTQGLNDPVTVAFSETNARYIIETSNLKETVRIIEANGVPYGVLGESGGGIVQFKWGGLELASLSVDDLVSINDSLRGVI, translated from the coding sequence ATGGGGTTAACAAGCGATGAGGCCAAGATTATAATTAACACCCTAGGTAGGAATCCAACTGAGGCTGAGTGGTTGATCTTTGAGGCCGAGTGGAGTGAACACTGCTCTTATAAGAGCAGTAGGGCATGGATTAGGTTATTACCATCAAAGTCACCGCTGGTGATTAGGGGATCTGGTCTTGATGCGCCGATTATTAGAATTAATAATATTGCCGTTACCTTTAAGATAGAGAGCCATAATCACCCATCCGCGGTTGACCCATATGATGGGGCAGCCACTGGTGTTGGTGGGATTGTTAGGGATATTTTAACCACGGGCCTAAGGCCAATAGCCCTCCTTGATAATCTACATTTAGGTAGCTTAGATAATCAGCGTTCCCTATGGTTGAGTAGGAATATCATTAAGGGCATATCCGACTACGGTAATAGGATTGGGGTACCAGTGGTTGGTGGGGAGACTTGGTTTGATGAATCCTTCAACAATAATCCAATAGTTCTAGTAACCTGCATAGGTGCTGGTGATTTTAAGAGGGTAATATGGGGTGAGGGTAAGGTAGGTGACCTAGTCCTAGTTGTGGGTAATGACACCGGTAGGGATGGCATGCTGGGGAGCTCCTTTGCATCAAGGGAACTAAGCAGTAGCGATGACATAGGCGCGGTGCAGGTAGGTAACCCACTTCTTGAGAAGCTACTCATAGATGCATTAATGGAGCTGGGGGAGAGGGGGCTAGTTAAGGCAATTAAGGATGTGGGGGGAGGTGGGTTAGCAACGGCTTTAAGTGAATTGGCTCATCAATTAGGCTTAGGCATTGAGGTTGATTTAACCAACATTAGGCTTAGGGATGAGTTAAAGCCTGAGGAGATACTTGTCTCAGAGTCCCAGGAGAGGATGATTATTGTTGTTGACCCAAGTAGATTAAGCTATGTTGAAGCAGTGTTAAGGAAGTATGAGGTGGGGTTTGACCTAATAGGTAAGTTAACTAATGACGGTAAATTCACCGCCTACTACAAGGGGATTAAGTTAATTGACCTACCCCTAGACCTAATCACTAATCCCCCTGAACCAATACGCAAATATACTGAACCAGTGTACTTAATGAGGCTAAGGCGTATTCCACCACTACCTAGCGTCAAGTTTAATGAGGCTTTAATTAAAGTAGCCTCAAGCCCCAACCTGGCATCTAAGGAGGTAATATACACTCAGTATGATTACGAAGTCGGTGTTAGGACTGTTATTAAGCCTGGTAGGGCTGGGGCAACGGTACTTAGGTTACTTGAGGAGGATGGTGGGGACGGTAAGTTAGGGATCGCCGTTAAGGCTGACTCAAACCCAAGGTACAGTTACTTAAATCCATTCACTGGTGCAGCTAATTCACTGGCTAAGGCGTATAGGAATGTTGCCTCAGTGGGGGCTAAGCCAATAGCTGCCGTTGATTCAATAAACGTGGGTAATCCTGAGAAGCCGGATAAATACTGGTACTTCGTTAAGACCGTGGAGGGCTTAACATGGATGGGTAATGCCCTAGGCATACCCTTCGTTGGGGGTAAGGTAAGCTTCTATAATGAGGACTCAGTAACTGGTGCATCAATAAAGCCCGTGGTGGCAGTGGCAGTGTTGGGTGTGGTTAATGATTACGCTAAGGCAATTGAAGGTGGCTTAACCGGTGAAGGCTGGTTGGTGATTATTGGTGACACAGGACCTGAATTAGGGGGCTCTGAATTCCTACACAGTGTACATGGCCTAGTGGCTGGTGAACCCCCTGAACCTAAGCCATTGAGTGAGGTTAAGAACGCTAACCTAGTTATGCAGTTGATTAATAATGGATTAGCCAAGGCAGTAATGGATGTTGGAGTTGGTGGATTAGCTGCAGCACTCATTAAAATGTCCATAATTGGTGGCGTAGGCTTCACAGTGGATCTTTCTAAAGCCCCATTAACCCAGGGATTAAATGACCCAGTAACCGTGGCCTTCTCCGAAACGAACGCAAGATACATTATTGAAACCAGTAATCTAAAGGAGACGGTAAGAATCATTGAGGCTAATGGTGTACCTTACGGTGTATTAGGTGAATCAGGGGGAGGGATAGTGCAGTTTAAGTGGGGTGGCTTGGAGTTAGCATCCCTGAGTGTTGATGACTTAGTTAGTATTAATGATTCCTTGAGGGGTGTCATATAA
- the purE gene encoding 5-(carboxyamino)imidazole ribonucleotide mutase, whose product MNPLVGVIMGSRSDWEVMKDAVDVLKQLGIPYEAKVISAHRTPDLMYQYARSALERGLEVIIAGAGGAAHLPGMVASLTPLPVIGVPIPSKHLNGLDSLLSIVQMPYGVPVATVAIGNAKNAALLAARIIGVKHPEFMSKVTELMEAMRNEVMRMVLNDA is encoded by the coding sequence ATGAATCCCCTAGTAGGGGTCATAATGGGTAGCAGGAGTGATTGGGAAGTAATGAAGGATGCCGTCGACGTATTGAAGCAACTAGGGATACCATATGAGGCTAAGGTGATTTCAGCCCATAGAACACCAGACTTAATGTATCAGTACGCGAGAAGCGCCTTAGAAAGAGGCCTGGAGGTTATAATAGCAGGCGCTGGTGGTGCTGCTCACCTACCAGGTATGGTTGCATCCCTGACACCATTACCCGTAATAGGTGTCCCAATCCCATCAAAGCACCTTAATGGCCTTGACTCCCTCCTCTCAATAGTTCAAATGCCCTATGGAGTACCAGTGGCCACTGTGGCTATTGGTAATGCTAAGAATGCGGCCTTATTAGCGGCTAGGATAATTGGCGTGAAGCACCCTGAGTTCATGAGTAAGGTTACTGAGTTAATGGAAGCCATGAGGAATGAGGTTATGAGAATGGTGCTCAATGATGCGTAG
- a CDS encoding 5-(carboxyamino)imidazole ribonucleotide synthase produces MMRSIGVLGGGQLGLMMVLEGRRMGIRFNVYDEKPDAPALRIADAVYSGDDWVKLINDSDVITVEFEHVNPRALELAHEAGKLRPSLNSIIPKQDKIKERLMLSNLGLPTPRFMIAHGPEDIEKAYRTLGKLVVKVPNGAYDGKGQFYVTNEEDLPAIPVQYPLLVDEFINIEKEVSVILARAVNGEVAVYPITENHNHNGMLLYSRAPANINEDLSGKATELAVKLANSLNYVGVLAVEFFLTKDQELLINEYAPRVHNTGHWTLSGAVTSQFENHLRAILGLPLGNTRLLKPTAIVNMIGVQYSEELINSILKIPGTRVWWYGKSQVRPRRKMGHVTIVADNDEELTQRIRDILSVIYGSLINHFIPPWDHVDGIQGITGHGTPH; encoded by the coding sequence ATGATGCGTAGCATTGGTGTACTTGGGGGTGGGCAATTAGGGTTAATGATGGTTCTTGAGGGTAGAAGAATGGGCATTAGGTTCAATGTCTATGATGAGAAACCTGACGCCCCAGCCTTAAGGATTGCGGATGCAGTGTATTCAGGTGATGATTGGGTTAAATTAATTAATGACAGTGACGTGATTACTGTTGAATTTGAGCACGTTAACCCAAGGGCCCTGGAGTTGGCTCATGAGGCAGGTAAGCTAAGGCCAAGCCTTAATTCAATAATCCCAAAGCAGGATAAGATTAAGGAGAGGCTAATGTTAAGTAACCTAGGCCTACCAACCCCCAGATTCATGATAGCCCATGGACCTGAGGACATTGAGAAGGCCTATAGGACCCTTGGGAAACTGGTGGTTAAGGTACCTAATGGTGCCTATGATGGTAAGGGGCAATTCTACGTAACCAATGAGGAGGATTTACCCGCAATACCGGTCCAGTACCCGTTACTGGTTGATGAATTTATTAATATTGAGAAGGAGGTATCCGTTATACTGGCCAGGGCAGTTAATGGTGAAGTGGCCGTTTACCCAATAACTGAGAATCATAATCATAACGGTATGTTGCTTTACAGTAGGGCGCCGGCTAACATTAATGAAGACTTATCAGGCAAGGCCACTGAATTAGCCGTGAAGCTTGCTAATTCACTTAACTACGTTGGTGTACTCGCAGTGGAATTCTTCCTAACTAAGGACCAGGAATTACTCATAAATGAGTATGCACCAAGGGTTCACAATACTGGGCACTGGACCCTGAGTGGTGCAGTGACTAGTCAATTTGAGAACCACCTTAGAGCTATACTGGGCCTCCCTCTGGGTAACACTAGGTTACTTAAGCCCACAGCTATAGTCAACATGATAGGTGTACAGTATAGTGAGGAGTTGATTAATTCAATTCTTAAGATACCGGGTACAAGGGTGTGGTGGTATGGTAAGAGTCAAGTTAGGCCGAGGAGGAAGATGGGTCATGTGACAATAGTGGCGGATAATGATGAGGAGTTAACACAGAGGATAAGGGATATATTAAGTGTTATTTATGGGTCATTAATTAACCACTTCATTCCACCATGGGACCACGTAGACGGTATACAAGGCATTACTGGGCATGGGACTCCTCATTAA